In one window of Henckelia pumila isolate YLH828 chromosome 1, ASM3356847v2, whole genome shotgun sequence DNA:
- the LOC140875803 gene encoding uncharacterized protein, whose product MISPVLQLFFAGSGQIAARSQSIVAEFRHGAYIRRNQWPETPCIQVERSSSQENLFKFPGLLLPQNLRAYDQARTEWCDQQWFLNGPDLNSVRCRLLILPLLHQNINPPANLIPEIFPPEEIESLAENIADLILTGFRFKRTTSRGEGPKPVIVVEVYRTKTLDFTQVGSDDDDYWQEIYEKEIEKQFISHECHPNSLEDCISSEYGDEGIGESSDEIWKVAYENEVLDILRSIKCHMKICQRRCLRAMRDDEPKGLYEVKRRVEMKVCRMEELTMEDCPVCLQRFGDGVEIVETPCSHVFHAQCIFAWLLKNISCPMCRSVCIKFV is encoded by the coding sequence ATGATCTCCCCAGTTCTTCAGCTCTTCTTCGCCGGTTCCGGGCAAATTGCGGCAAGATCACAGTCGATCGTAGCTGAATTCAGGCATGGTGCTTATATCCGAAGAAATCAATGGCCTGAAACTCCGTGTATTCAAGTGGAACGAAGTTCTTCCCAAGAAAACCTATTCAAATTCCCAGGgcttcttcttcctcagaatTTACGAGCATATGATCAAGCAAGGACAGAATGGTGTGATCAGCAATGGTTTCTCAATGGTCCCGATCTTAATTCCGTTCGATGTCGTTTACTTATCCTGCCATTGCTACATCAGAACATTAACCCGCCTGCTAATCTCATACCCGAGATTTTCCCTCCGGAGGAAATCGAATCGCTTGCCGAGAACATAGCCGATTTGATACTCACGGGTTTTCGATTCAAACGAACGACTTCTCGTGGGGAAGGGCCCAAACCCGTGATCGTGGTCGAGGTTTACAGAACGAAGACATTGGACTTCACCCAAGTCGGTTCCGACGACGACGATTACTGGCAAGAGATCTACGAAAAAGAAATAGAGAAGCAATTCATATCCCACGAATGCCACCCGAACAGTCTCGAAGACTGCATTTCCTCAGAATACGGCGACGAAGGAATCGGAGAATCATCCGATGAAATCTGGAAGGTGGCGTATGAAAACGAGGTTCTGGACATACTGAGATCGATCAAATGCCATATGAAAATCTGCCAGAGGAGATGTCTGAGAGCCATGAGAGATGATGAGCCGAAGGGATTGTACGAGGTGAAGCGGAGAGTGGAGATGAAAGTGTGCAGAATGGAAGAGTTAACAATGGAGGATTGCCCTGTTTGTCTGCAGAGGTTTGGCGATGGTGTGGAGATAGTGGAGACGCCTTGCTCGCATGTGTTCCACGCGCAGTGTATATTTGCTTGGTTGTTGAAGAACATCTCTTGTCCGATGTGTCGATCTGTTTGTATTAAATTTGTCTGA